GCCAGGGCCTATGAATTTTTGGGACTGTGACGTAACGAATTAGCATCACTTTTTTCCCCGTTCTAAGAGGAAATCCGAAAAGTCACACTATCTATTATCACAAGAATCTCAATTATCTGTATTAACGTAACCAAATTTTTTCCGCGTTCGCAGCGTCGTGTAGTGTTCTTCGTCCCTCTTTGTCCTGCGCCACCGATTCCAATCGCGTGTCTCGTGTCGAGCTTCACAATCTCGTTCGATTTTGTACCACTACGCGCGGTACGCGTCAGTACTGTCCGCAGTTCGGGCGACCTCGGTGGTCGAATGTGTGTTAAATTACATAAATCCGTTGTTACCTTGTCGTCAGGGTATTTCCTAATGTTTGATAAAAGATTCACCCATACGCCCTAACCTCGAATTCTTTTCTCTTGATTTCTCTTTTCGTCTGTTCCACGAGAAcatatttttcacgtttctctGAATATTTTTACCGAACGTGTCATTATTTTCGTTCGCGGAAGAAagagcaaggaaaaaaatgggaatttcTTACTCGAAGAATCGATTGTCAACGACACTTGCTTCTCGCctcaaaagtttcaaattttttcgtcgttttatgGTCGTTCGTGTCAATTACTTAGGAGACAAATTTTTAGGTTATCCGTCACACTGAAACGTTTTTCTTGTGGCGAAAATAACGATCGATTAACACGAGggttaacgtttttttctcgactccgCAACAGTTTCGATCGAACTGTCAACACTTTTTAACGCATTCTCAAATCAGAACGTTCTTCACTTTATTCGTAAATGCTCCAGTGTTCGATGCCACTGCTAAAATTCCGTCCGGATTGTTGAGCGGGAATGTTAATCAGTTCGGGGATTTCGACGAGTGTCTCGGAATCGAATCGGATGAAGGAATAAGAGGGCAGTACTGCCTCGCCTACTTACAGCTTGAGGTCGATGAATCGCGACCGGATCTCAAGAATCTTCACCGCCTTCTTCATTCTCATTATGCATTCAGGAGCAATATGAGCGATGTAAGTTCAAAAAACCCATTACTTTTAAGGCTGCCGTTTTATCCGGATAAccatgatttttgaaaatacttcGTAACACGTAAATTAGTTAAAAACGCATGCGCactttcgaatttcaaatttgtgTTTGAAGAAATGGGACTGTCTGCGTGTTCGAATAAATGAGTAATGCACTTGTCCAAGTTCGCGTACAACTTTGTTCCGTTCGTGACGAGAACGCTTCAGAGATTTCAATTGCGATCCTTATTCTCCGTCCGGAATACGAAAAATGTTTGCCCCGCGAAACCACGACGTGgctgaaagttaaaaaaatgaactccGCACGCGACTTGCTCAGCTGATTCGACAAATGTCTCGAGAAAATATACGAGCGAGAGATACAaaccttttgtttttctcaacAAAATTATAGATATGGCGAAAAGTTTCTCCGTGAAGGTAAAAACGTGATAAGATTCTCGAGGAAGAAtgacaaatgattttttccccTGAGCCCACTGTAAAATCGGTACGTAAAGTAACTAAAAAATGCACGTTCATTCTCGGACGCGACTCGAATTTTCATTAGGTCGATGATGCGTGCAATTTTTATAGTGAAATTTTCATCCCATCTAAAAATCGTAAAGCTTTTGttaataattgaaattcaatgatTATCTCGCCCTGTAAAGTGCAAAATTGACGAAAAGTGAACCATTGGTCGATTGACAtcgatcaaaaaatgttgtgcTCAAACTGATTGTCAAAAGTTCACAAAATGACTCGCTAGTTGACGATCGAGATAATATTTTCGTGAAATTCAATGACAGTAATGAACTCGCCAATAAATAACGTTTCCTAATTAACAAgataatttcgtgaaaaattagGTAATTGTGCCGAATCACGGCTTCACCTCAAAAAgggtccaaatttttttttatcatttcctaACACTAGTGGATGGTAACCCATGCAATATTAAGGAGGCGCATGACTTTTAaccccttaaaaaaaaaattacacttAGTAGCAATATTGAAGTTAGCAAATCACGGCTCCAGCTCAAAAAgggtccaaattttttttttatcatttccttcatttttttaaggggttAAAAGGCATGCGCCTCCTTAATATTACATGGGCCATAACTTTTTGGTGATAAAGaatggtataaaaaaaaattggagctgTTTTGAGGTGGAGCCGTGATTCGGCACAATTACCAAAAATTAATAGTTTTACATGGGACCCCATGACtgagaaaacgaagaaaatattttccgagcGTTTTCAACCGAGCTCCATTTTACtcggaaaatgaaatttgttgGGTGATTGTTCGGAGGGCGTTGGAAacgaaacaatttaaaataGACTCGGAcgatattaatatttatttttaacagGAAAAAATAGTTCTTCGAAAGCCTACACAATGCGAAGAACTCTGACGAACCGGTTCTCGGAATAATACATTCAGTTTTTGCGCTTTTTGTTCGCGTTTTGCACTCGTTCGGCCAATTCTTTCTGTCCGCGTTTCCTGGCTCTCTCTTCTGCTCTCAGATTGTCACTCGCTTCCATTTGTACCGCGACTCTGACCCCTCGCTCGATTTGCGCTCTCCGTTCTGCTTCTTGCTCCTTTTGTTTCTGTTCTGCCGCCTGTTGCCTCTTCGCTTCTAAATCACGTTTTTGCGCCTCTTCTTCCTCATGTTGCTCCTTTAGGATTCTCTGATTTTGCGCTTCTTTCCTATCAGCTCTCATTTTATCGGCAGTCGGATGTTTGAACGGTTTCCGATCGCTCGGAAGGCCCCGGGCGACTCGTGGCCCACGTTCCTCATCGATCTATACTCacacaaatcaacaatttttctgtCAATCGCTTAAACAATCAAAAGTGTAGACTTCGATCATATTTATGCGAGAATTACGTGCTTAAAATGACTTTTACAAAGCTTTTTGTGCAAAAATCGTTTACCACGTCAATAAAATGGACGTGGTAAAATTAGTACAAGCTCGGCGCGTTCCAagaattttctcaatattttggCCACGTTCTTCTAACTCATTGAAACAGAGCAATAATTCATTCACACTTTCAGATCGACcaatttgatttttccaaGTTTCACTTCGCCCCGATAAATAACCTCGCCAAATGTACGAATTATCATTCAGAAATGCTTCGATATTCGAATACAAATGACAGTTAAGACGTACCTGTCGGACAAGCTCGAGTCTTTCGAGCGCCCTCTCGACGTTTGTTTCGTCGAAGTTTTCCGCGTCGCTACTGTCGACATCACGGCTGTGCGGTTGGCCGAGCGTCCCTACGACGCCGAGAAGTAGAAGCCAAACGGCAAAAGCTCGGAATCCTTCCATTTTGAAAACGTTGCGCGCTGACCGGACTCTTCGTTTTTTGTAGAATTAACGAATGGTGTGTGACGAGTTCGGCAAAATTTCTCACTTTTATATGGCTCCCCGAGCTCACTGTATAGCGAAAAACTTACGAATGTTAATGATAATGTGTTTATTCAAGTGCCGAATATCGATCATTTACCATTATTTCGCTGatgtaggggagaccggggcaaaacgggatacctaaggaaatattgaacttttcagaagtttgggaagctctgtctattttttactcccaaaaactaagaaatgtactggaattcttttcaattttcaaaaaaaaaaaaaatatatattccgAGGCAAAAAGGGGTACCTCTCAAAaacttatgaaattttttttactacgaTTTTAATTCTCAATGCTTACCTCAGCGCTTACAACGCTCTAACGTACGTCGAACGcaccctctgtaattcaattcaaaattaattatatgaataataacgaagattgccaatgtttattttgtaaaaaagtgtattctttatccaccgaatcatggattcagtgccaaaattgtgcggagtgggcacatgatcaatgtgcaggtgtaaccaCGCGTGATGgactttttgtatatctgtgcaaaaacgttttcactttggaagtgatgtaaaaaaagagaatttgaaaaaaaaaacgaatgttttgaattaaaaaatcagaatccaaaaaaaaacaagatagtttggaaaaaatatgtttcatgttcttttcggGCAaggtataaaaattgaaaaaaaaaaaagacaaaaaatttctctcatttttcgggtatcccgttttgccccggtctccccatCTCAACGAGACGCTATACCGCGTCTTTTGATACGTGAAGTTAAACACTAGAAAACAATGATTCGCGTCGTGTCATTTGATAGAAAACTCGAGCCGAGCGATGAATAACGACCGATTGAactgtttttatttcatttgatgATTCAGTACTCATCGCGCTGGCGTCGTTCATTGGCGCGACACACGTGCCGTGTTTCAAAGGAAatataacaataaatattcttctgcgtttcagaaatttttaatgaatagtACTTAGGTCAACACAGTTCGAGGATGTTTAGGGAAAAATACATGCAAAGCCCATACTACCAAACATCTTTGAgatgaacaaaatatttttaagttTCTACTCgatatgaacgaaaaaaaatattcaaactgCTTAATGGGCTTTCATCCGCGCCGGGCAAGTTCACGAGTGCGTTGAAACGACGGAAAATTCCCTTTTCACCATAAACTAATTACAGAAAACGACAAATGAGGTTTCTTTCTTTAAAATAACAACAGATTTAAACGTACATTCTGATTCGCGTGAAATCTCAGAATATTTGAGAACCTAAATAACGGACGGAATAAATAGACAAGATGTCTGAACTTGAAAACTAATCGTTGAACAAATGTAAgcttttaaaatcaaatttgaataatgaaaaatctttcagctcatttaaaaattcagcGTTTGATATGGAATTGGAGTCGTTGATGAAGCAATTCATTTTAGCTTGCCTATTCAGATAACGTTCGacgcgaataaaaaattgaatcaacACGTGCtgataaaaatatgataatttTATGCGGAATATCGGGAGAACATGCGACGCCATTCCCCATTCATGCAAATACAAATAATCATTAAAGACTCGTACCATTGTCCTCTCTGGCTTTCGATCGTCgataaatttatatatatcgtagcacattgaaaaattagagGCACGTGTCTCTTTCGGCTCTTTGGCAGACCGAATGATGTGAATTCTCTAAATTTGGCATATTTTCCAGTTGTCCCGTTTGAGTCGagacatttttcttcaaaactattgctgtttttacaaaaacaCTGTCAACTTCAGCCGAATTTGACATCGTTACAAATATCATCGTTGAAAACTGTCAGTTTGTTTTCAGCGAccgaaattaaaaaacgacAGGAAATGGTTGAATTTCTTCGTGCtttatgcgtaaaaaatcgggatttttttattctattccaCGCTCCAGTGAAAAAGTGAACTTTTCGTTCAGTATGAAAGATTTTTATGAAGAAAGGATTTTAATCgaagttattgatttttcaagcCCGGTCACCGGCTCccacgattttcaacggtCAATTGGGCCGTCTGCACACCCGCGGCATGTTCGTCGAAAGACGTCGAAGTCTCCTTGAGGGAAACCATAGCGAAGCACACTCTGGACACCGGTTTAAAAATCAGAGTTCAGGTCGACAAGGACATGTGTCAAGTTCAGCGGACGGAAAAGCTGCCGACCGCAACGTTGATAGTCGGGTAAGTATTAATATACGATTGAAAAGTATaacgaacgaatgaaaaattttcataagcaATATTTGTCTCGTTCGAAATCGAAGATTTCTCTTCGTCGCCATCGTCGTCCTGTCGATCGTCGCTGGAGTCTGCGACCATTGCGAGGCCAACGTGAGCGAAATTATTCTCTCGTTTTCCCTGAAAcgcaacattgaaaaattggtaTCACTGAAACGCGGAGATGGTGACATCGCCACTCTTCATGGGATCAGAACGCTCAACGCTTTCATGCTCATTGTCGCCCACAAGAGCATGGCACTCGTCTTCAATCCGTATATCAACAGAACCGAGATGACCGAGGTAGAAAAACAATagaaaatttcattggaaCTAGAGAGCTgagtaaatagaaaaaaaatgaggattaATAAACGTGAGAAAAATCTCATCGTTATCTTTCCTCCCCAGGCAAgatttactatttttacaaATAATATTTGCAGTCCTCATATTTCAGCAACtataatataaattttaatgtttaacCACCTTGGAAAATTGCGAACCggaatttcaaaaacaatATTTACAGTTCTGATGGTGCAGCGATGATAATACAAATTTGAATGTTCAAGTACATTGGGAGACCTTGGACCGTGATCGGAAGAGCGGCCAGTCTCTACACCGATCTCTTCATAATGTTATCCGGCCTCTTGACCACGTATGCATTCGTCGGAAGACTCAAGAAGACCGGAAACCTTGATGTGAAAAAAGAGTACCTTTCGAGACTCGTGAGGTCAGGATTTAGCAAATCATCAAGATTTTTCGATCAAATTTATCATCGTAAAGAAGTTGAGCTTGATCTACTCATTTTAACGTTTGTTTCCAGACTCATCCCCACACTCGGTGCACTCATACTTTTCTGCACGCATATAATGCCGTTCATTGGCTCTGGTCCACAGTGGAATCTCGTGGTCACTCATCACGCTGAAATTTGCAAAGAAACGTGGTGgcgaaactttttatttattcacaatTATTTCGGGTTCGAAAACAtggtaattttgtttttcatttattcgctcagagtttcattcgattcaatGAGGGGAATGTGCTTTTTTAAACTCATTTTCTTCCCCCCAAGTTTTCAtacttttataaatatttatatttgttccaatttttttccaatatctTGCAGTGCCTCACACACACTCATCATCTGGGCATCGATACTCAACTTTTTGCACTTTCTCCATTGCTCGTGATGTTGCTCTACAAAAGACCGAAAATCGGTTCCCTTGTTCTCGTCCTGATTGCTACTCTTTCCACTGCACTTCGTTATCACGTGACAATTCACAAGAATCTCAACAATTACGTGTTTTTCGGTGCTTCGTAAGTTCTTTTTTTATGTCGTTTCCTCATATCTTCCAGGGGAAATAAAAGTATTAAAAGATTTTACtgattttccaaataaattttcttagagaaaaagagaagattTTCTTGCCCGATACATTTAAATGATTAATCTTTTATTTCGTCGCTCCAGGATTCGACAACTCTTTGACACTGCTAATTTCTCGTACATTCTTCCATCTCATCGATTGACCGTTTACATCATGGGAATATTCTTAGGGTATCTGCTGAAAAATTATCCGGTCAATTACAGAATGAGTAATGTTAGTAATTGTCAATGTTAGACGAGTTCGTATGCCCTGCAAACTGTTTGCTCATTAGACTTATTGACTGTTTCTTAGACTGCTTTGAATATCGGATGGATCGTTTCGAGTCTCATGACATTGGGAGCATTTTTCGGACCCGCTGGCATGGGTTCGATTCATTACGTTCACAATCCAATGCACGCTGCGCTGTACTCTGCTTTCGCACCGATTGGCTGGTGTGCAATTTTCGCCTGGCTCGCTTTCATCTCGCACACTGGAAACGGCGGTGGTAagaatgaaattgtttcatCCTTCTCAAATGGACAAACATTATACGACgaacatatatttttctttcgtaagTACAGAAATCATGATTTTATAGAGAACTTAAATTTCACTATTACAGGATGGCTGGGAAAACTTTTTGCGTGGCGAGGTTTTTTGATATGCACCAGACTGAGTTACGCGATTTACCTGACGCAATTTcctgtatttttttacaacgTTGGACAAACACGAAATAATGCTCACTACGGATTCTTCAAGCTTATGGTAAAAATCACAGATTAAgcgaaaaacaaaatagaactaaaatgtcaaaaaatcataCGTTACGCAAGATAATTTGCGTATGAAGATTCGAGCAATgcgagaaattttgaattttgctacTGATTTACAGTTCAATATGAATGAATTGGGTTGGATAATCGGTACCTCAGCGGTTCTGACGCTGCTCTTCGACACACCGTTCCGGAACATTAAAAATCATCTTCTCAAGAAATCTCGAATAGTCGGAGCCCCCACCAAAGTGGATTGATCGACGGGATCATGAGaaagttaaaaagaaaatggaaaaaattcgaatcaaattcattcgaaagatcaaatgatattattttttaaggtaGCTCTGTACCTACACGTACGAACCAAAAGTTTCAGCCGCGGCGTACAATGAAATCCAATGCTTATGCGGTGCTGCCGGCTACACGGTTTTGTCAAAACTCTGCCTGTCCTACACAGTCACGTTTCATGCACAAATAGGTCTCTTTCCACTGTAAAGTGGCGTTTTAATTGTGGCAACAACGCCATTCTTCGGTATTACTATAGCGTCGAgcgtcaaaatgtcagtgtttCCCGAAATCTTATTTATTCGTCGCGAAAGAAGTTAAAAAGTGTTCAAATGGTAATTCAATTGAGAAACGTGGTCGAACATTagagaaaaaagctttcgTATTTTGCATTGTATTGCGCCTATCAGTTCGCCGCACCGTATACCGTTGTCATAGCTGGTCATCCGCCCGTTCCGCGTCACATGAAATTAACACGGTTCGTCAGTCGATATCTCCGAAACTAGATGATCgaaaattcccattttttaaaatattaacCCCACAATAGTACTGAATACACGATTGGTTTTATTTTAAAGTCGTATGATCCTTTTAGTgtcggtaataaaaaatgtaaacaaagtgCTATTCAGTGACGTGTTAAGTATAGGCATCGCGTACAAAATGACCCATTTTTAAtcgcgaatatctcgaaaactaaatggtaaatagatttgaaatttgaatagtCTTTAcatcatatttaaatttcagcccgtttttaagatttcaacGAAAGTACAGAACTATCTTATTAAGGGGATTTTGTAAATATCTAACGCGATCAAAAGCTCCcgacaaaatgtcgaaattttatacaatttttgtaCGTTCTTACACTCGTACGCGAATAAATTTTGCGACTACCAGAATATTGAATGGTGCGTGACACTATCGCTGGAGTTCATCAATTGGCAgtgatcgattgatttttttaagctATGGAATAGtcattaaaaaatagaaataattcaaattttgtAAACCTTAACAGAATTAGAGGAAACGACAGCTATGCTGGGAGCCCCTGAAACAACAGATTGACCTTAACTCTCGTATGTTAATCATTTTTCTGTATTCTTTTACACGAGGAAAAGCAGACGTGAATCGCTTTTTcttatcaaattttatatcgtttttcaaagttttcgagaaactgaaaaatttcgagagccttctttgttcaatttttctagGATATCTgtattgataaatattttcttcaaaaaagaCCAATTACTCTAATTTTGTGTATACGTTAACCAGTCACGCCATTATTTAAAGCAGTATTTTTCTAgtctattttttcaaagaagccattaaaaaaaattattgagcgTGTAACACGTCATGAGAAATGTGACATTAACTTCGAACTCTTATTTTctatgaaattcaaaaaaattatgaccATTATAAAAACCAAATAAATCTatgcaaataataaaaaaagtttagATTATCTTCAGAAATATGTTGAGTATCAATAAATTATGTTTCAAATAGCTGTGTACTTTATTACCTCCTAGAATGGTGTCGCCTCGAGAGAGACGCTCAAAAAAAGCGCCACTTCATACGAACAGATTGATCTCGTACAATATTCTATAATATTTAAGCAACCCGTTCATTTGCTCGGCATAAAAAACTCAATAAC
The window above is part of the Venturia canescens isolate UGA chromosome 5, ASM1945775v1, whole genome shotgun sequence genome. Proteins encoded here:
- the drd gene encoding nose resistant to fluoxetine protein 6 isoform X2, producing MFDATAKIPSGLLSGNVNQFGDFDECLGIESDEGIRGQYCLAYLQLEVDESRPDLKNLHRLLHSHYAFRSNMSDPGHRLPRFSTVNWAVCTPAACSSKDVEVSLRETIAKHTLDTGLKIRVQVDKDMCQVQRTEKLPTATLIVGFLFVAIVVLSIVAGVCDHCEANVSEIILSFSLKRNIEKLVSLKRGDGDIATLHGIRTLNAFMLIVAHKSMALVFNPYINRTEMTEYIGRPWTVIGRAASLYTDLFIMLSGLLTTYAFVGRLKKTGNLDVKKEYLSRLVRLIPTLGALILFCTHIMPFIGSGPQWNLVVTHHAEICKETWWRNFLFIHNYFGFENMCLTHTHHLGIDTQLFALSPLLVMLLYKRPKIGSLVLVLIATLSTALRYHVTIHKNLNNYVFFGASIRQLFDTANFSYILPSHRLTVYIMGIFLGYLLKNYPVNYRMSNTALNIGWIVSSLMTLGAFFGPAGMGSIHYVHNPMHAALYSAFAPIGWCAIFAWLAFISHTGNGGGWLGKLFAWRGFLICTRLSYAIYLTQFPVFFYNVGQTRNNAHYGFFKLMFNMNELGWIIGTSAVLTLLFDTPFRNIKNHLLKKSRIVGAPTKVD
- the drd gene encoding O-acyltransferase like protein isoform X1 yields the protein MRGLERNLCFIIGVCLLRASFASKSVNILPNHIKSLAEDEIARVLPKSKAESVENFTIVEFINEMANHSTDYHEYRHDANEEWWVTGHPELRRSNPYYKVFSEEIDVEAKNFLQLVPTFDPAIEAVSEQCRKHAEIYHRELNKFSLWALKMFDATAKIPSGLLSGNVNQFGDFDECLGIESDEGIRGQYCLAYLQLEVDESRPDLKNLHRLLHSHYAFRSNMSDPGHRLPRFSTVNWAVCTPAACSSKDVEVSLRETIAKHTLDTGLKIRVQVDKDMCQVQRTEKLPTATLIVGFLFVAIVVLSIVAGVCDHCEANVSEIILSFSLKRNIEKLVSLKRGDGDIATLHGIRTLNAFMLIVAHKSMALVFNPYINRTEMTEYIGRPWTVIGRAASLYTDLFIMLSGLLTTYAFVGRLKKTGNLDVKKEYLSRLVRLIPTLGALILFCTHIMPFIGSGPQWNLVVTHHAEICKETWWRNFLFIHNYFGFENMCLTHTHHLGIDTQLFALSPLLVMLLYKRPKIGSLVLVLIATLSTALRYHVTIHKNLNNYVFFGASIRQLFDTANFSYILPSHRLTVYIMGIFLGYLLKNYPVNYRMSNTALNIGWIVSSLMTLGAFFGPAGMGSIHYVHNPMHAALYSAFAPIGWCAIFAWLAFISHTGNGGGWLGKLFAWRGFLICTRLSYAIYLTQFPVFFYNVGQTRNNAHYGFFKLMFNMNELGWIIGTSAVLTLLFDTPFRNIKNHLLKKSRIVGAPTKVD
- the LOC122410777 gene encoding ensconsin-like — encoded protein: MEGFRAFAVWLLLLGVVGTLGQPHSRDVDSSDAENFDETNVERALERLELVRQIDEERGPRVARGLPSDRKPFKHPTADKMRADRKEAQNQRILKEQHEEEEAQKRDLEAKRQQAAEQKQKEQEAERRAQIERGVRVAVQMEASDNLRAEERARKRGQKELAERVQNANKKRKN